The proteins below come from a single Tsuneonella deserti genomic window:
- a CDS encoding TIGR01244 family sulfur transferase, whose translation MSQFRRLSDTMLASPQITVADLAEAKAQGVTLIVNNRPEGESADQAPGSEIEAAARAAGIDYMAIPVSGAGFSHPQVSRLAEALSARDGQVLGYCRSGTRSTLLWALARASLGDDPDELAAAAAAAGYDVSPVRPAMDALAAGR comes from the coding sequence ATGAGCCAGTTCAGGCGCCTGTCCGACACTATGCTTGCCAGTCCGCAGATCACCGTCGCCGACCTGGCGGAAGCGAAGGCGCAAGGGGTGACCCTGATCGTCAACAACCGCCCCGAGGGCGAAAGCGCGGATCAGGCCCCGGGGTCGGAAATCGAAGCTGCGGCGCGGGCTGCGGGGATCGACTACATGGCGATACCGGTCAGCGGCGCAGGTTTCAGTCACCCCCAGGTATCGCGCCTTGCCGAAGCTTTGAGCGCCCGGGATGGCCAGGTTCTCGGCTACTGCCGGTCCGGCACGCGGTCGACCCTGCTCTGGGCCCTGGCGCGCGCCAGCCTGGGGGACGACCCGGATGAATTGGCCGCCGCCGCCGCGGCAGCGGGTTATGACGTCTCCCCGGTGCGGCCGGCCATGGACGCGCTCGCCGCCGGACGATGA